A portion of the Babylonia areolata isolate BAREFJ2019XMU chromosome 4, ASM4173473v1, whole genome shotgun sequence genome contains these proteins:
- the LOC143281177 gene encoding uncharacterized protein LOC143281177, whose product MDSGDTGTAASDSSAPGQTVSGKLYTWGLGKSGQLGTGKEQTEHIPQPIRLVCGGSKAAVPTQVSCGGLHTAVLTQDGDMAITGCGKYGRLASGDEESTSSFVRVVLPEKVKQISCGVWHGAAVTTSGGLLVWGHRKGCGTADHDSGTTRSNTVTPPTLLLSPKVKVRGVSCGYNFTLAWMEEDGQVMSWGSGHNGVLGHGDTEDVPSPCVVRALQGEVIVHASAGYSHSAFVTAAGRVWVCGKGKDGALGLGKGQLRDVTSPELVTFPDQVQVVQVSCSMGEHHGHTLALTSEGMVYSWGDGYKGKLGLGSQDSAFTPTLIPHSHFGDGESVSIVCAGGIHSAAATASGGVFTWGCGSDGRSGHPEGQGHRYLFRSDVPKRVETLTSKGKHAVVSCSYYHCAAIVG is encoded by the exons ATGGACAGTGGGGACACAGGAACTGCAGCCAGTGACAGCAGCGCCCCAGGACAGACTGTCAGCGGCAAGCTGTACACATGGGGACTGGGCAAGTCAGGACAGCTTGGAACAG GCAAAGAGCAAACAGAGCACATTCCTCAGCCCATCAGACTGGTGTGTGGAGGAAGCAAGGCAGCTGTCCCCACACAGGTGTCATGCGGGGGTCTCCACACCGCTGTGCTGACTCAGGACGGAGACATGGCCATCACCGGGTGCGGCAAGTATGGCCGACTGGCATCGGGAGACGAGGAAAGCACCTCTTCCTTCGTCCGAGTAGTGCTTcctgagaaagtgaaacag atctcCTGTGGCGTGTGGCACGGGGCGGCAGTCACTACGTCTGGGGGTCTGCTGGTGTGGGGTCACCGTAAAGGTTGCGGCACTGCCGACCACGACTCCGGTACCACCCGATCTAACACcgtcactccccccaccctcctcctctcccccaaggtcaaggtcaggggcGTGTCGTGCGGCTACAACTTCACCCTGGCctggatggaggaggatgggCAGGTGATGTCATGGGGCAGCGGTCACAATGGGGTGCTGGGTCACGGCGACACGGAAGACGTACCGTCCCCGTGCGTCGTGAGGGCACTGCAAGGAGAGGTCATAGTTCACGCATCGGCAGGGTACTCCCACTCCGCCTTTGTGACGGCGGCTggcagggtgtgggtgtgcggcAAGGGGAAGGACGGGGCGCTGGGCTTGGGTAAAGGTCAGCTCAGGGACGTGACCTCGCCCGAGTTGGTGACCTTCCCAGACCAGGTTCAGGTGGTGCAG GTGAGCTGCAGCATGGGGGAGCACCACGGCCACACCCTGGCGCTGACCAGCGAGGGGATGGTCTACTCCTGGGGTGACGGCTACAAAGGGAAGCTGGGACTGGGCAGCCAGGACAgtgccttcacccccacccttatACCCCACTCCCACTTTGGAGACGGCGAGAGTGTCTCCATCGTGTGTGCGGGTGGCATCCACAGTGCGGCCGCCACGGCTTCTGGTGGCGTCTTCACCTGGGGCTGTGGCAGCGACGGCCGCTCAGGTCATCCTGAGGGTCAAGGTCACAGGTACCTGTTCCGGAGCGACGTCCCAAAGAGGGTGGAGACGCTCACGTCGAAAGGGAAGCACGCTGTGGTCAGCTGTAGCTACTACCACTGTGCTGCCATTGTCGGCTGA
- the LOC143281178 gene encoding tRNA 2'-phosphotransferase 1-like encodes MSRRASGNNPSVKLSKALSWLLRHGAEKEGFKFLPGGFLYVDSILQKPQFKSYTMDEVKAVVASNEKQRFHLETDEETGRLKIRANQGHTLEVTDLALQPLTSADQIPVVVHGTYFRCWESIRRQGLRRMARNHVHFAAGEPGQAGVISGMRGSCDVIIYLDLEKAIAGGLKFFRSANNVILCEGNEDGIISTQYFKRVINRKTGAELDLAHPVSDTRANEEPGGAVPKKGIPLLVPESADDIAHEVDQQRKQRSKRTLVPRH; translated from the exons AACAACCCATCGGTCAAACTATCCAAGGCTCTGTCGTGGTTACTGAGACATGGAGCAGAGAAAGAAGGTTTCAAATTCCTTCCAG GGGGTTTCCTGTATGTGGACAGCATTCTGCAGAAGCCACAGTTCAAGAGCTACACAATGGACGAAGTGAAGGCGGTGGTAGCCAGCAATGAAAAGCAACGCTTCCATTTAGAGACAGATGAGGAAACTGGGCGACTGAAAATCCGTGCCAACCAGGGACATACGTTGGAG GTGACAGACCTGGCCCTACAGCCCCTCACCAGTGCTGACCAGATCCCTGTGGTGGTGCATGGCACCTACTTCAGGTGCTGGGAATCCATCCGACGCCAG GGTCTGAGGAGGATGGCGAGGAACCACGTCCACTTTGCTGCAGGGGAGCCAGGTCAGGCCGGAGTCATCAGTG gtaTGCGAGGATCGTGTGATGTTATCATCTATCTGGATTTGGAAAAGGCAATAGCAG GGGGACTGAAGTTTTTCCGTTCAGCCAACAACGTGATACTGTGTGAGGGAAACGAGGACGGCATCATTTCCACGCAGTACTTCAAGAGGGTGATCAACAGGAAGACAG GTGCAGAGCTTGACCTGGCCCACCCAGTGAGCGACACCCGCGCTAACGAGGAGCCAGGTGGTGCCGTTCCCAAGAAAGGTATTCCATTGCTGGTCCCAGAGTCTGCTGACGACATTGCCCATGAAGTGGACCAGCAGAGGAAACAACGCAGTAAAAGAACACTGGTTCCACGCCACTGA